One window of the Rosa rugosa chromosome 3, drRosRugo1.1, whole genome shotgun sequence genome contains the following:
- the LOC133736875 gene encoding probable ubiquitin-like-specific protease 2B isoform X2 gives MTQRFESPSKRFSVFDFDEDDVVEIESAKSNAKFRKPRASIPSNNKKKKKKKKKSPITKYTFLQCFSKGAKTPLKEISNVTIENKQVHKIPDDEDGLHMCSSTTLISSPSKNEATLEEQASEPGSCGYDNVETALRNLRLESKNSRRAGKRNKKSGLKQLRSAVYDPHWSKRQEENKSLDSRYGDTWNFNFDSDKPFEDVIYPKGDPDAVTISKRDLELLEPETFINDTIIDFYILYLKSNIQPEEKHRFHFFNSFFFRKLADLEKDPSSSCERKAAFQRVRKWTRKVNLFEKDYIFIPVNHRLHWSLIVICHPGEVANCEDERIESLPRVPCILHMDSIKGSHRDLKNLVQRYLCEEWKERHGDTAEGDSLRFLQLRFLELELPQQENLSDCGLFLLHYVERFLAEAPVNFSPFKITELSNFLKKKWFPPAEASLKRHQIKKLLYDILDQSREAVIADCINLDESPQVLKNPDNEEPGIKHFYEMSNSTQKIHGNCYSSDAHGIRITSPGAYSSPSHVCCSRERGRVADKNYLPLTANNMTSFMSPIQEVGDTEEMTDSPVDIEACPKDTALPSDILPRDASQNHGFSKNIGDNADVNSISDTSSSGSEIFSVVGIDEDEDDSLVEAEAFNCPRKTEKSESSSSGDLTACVVQDSEEESDMHGTEVKCISSSPANQQFFHQQADSTGNNNHKEINMLSSSEDQASESDERQTPKRPRLTYPVGRRRHTRSLMRALHL, from the exons ATGACTCAGCGGTTCGAGTCTCCAAGCAAGCGGTTCTCGGTGTTCGACTTCGACGAAGACGACGTCGTCGAGATTGAGTCCGCCAAATCGAATGCCAAATTTCGAAAGCCCAGGGCTTCCATTCCTTccaacaacaagaagaagaagaagaagaagaagaagagcccCATTACCAAGTACACGTTTCTCCAATGCT TTTCTAAAGGAGCAAAGACTCCACTCAAGGAAATTAGCAATGTCACAATAGAG AATAAGCAAGTACATAAAATTCCAGATGATGAGGATGGGCTTCACATGTGCTCTTCGACAACCTTGATATCCAGTCCTTCAAAGAATGAAg CTACGTTAGAAGAACAAGCATCAGAGCCAGGTTCTTGCGGATATGACAAT GTTGAAACTGCTTTAAGAAATCTTCGTCTTGAATCAAAGAATTCTAGAAGAGCTggaaagagaaacaaaaaatcAG GTTTGAAACAGTTGAGGAGTGCAGTTTATGACCCTCATTGGTCCAAAAGACAGGAAGAAAATAAATCATTAGATAGCAGATACGGTGATACATGGAACTTTAATTTTGA TTCTGATAAGCCTTTTGAAGACGTTATCTATCCAAAAGGGGATCCTGATGCAGTTACTATAAGTAAGAGAGATCTTGAACTTCTTGAGCCAGAGACATTCATTAATGACACCATAATTGACTTCTATATTCT ATACTTGAAAAGCAACATTCAACCTGAGGAAAAGCATAGGTTTCACTTCTTCAATAGTTTCTTCTTTCGGAAACTTGCTGATCTGGAGAAAGACCCATCAAGTTCCTGTGAACGCAAGGCAGCTTTTCAGCGTGTTCGGAAATGGACTAGGAAAGTGAATCTGTTTGAAAAGGATTACATCTTCATTCCTGTAAACCACAG GCTCCACTGGAGTTTGATTGTCATTTGTCATCCCGGTGAAGTGGCTAATTGTGAAG ACGAGAGAATTGAAAGCTTACCCAGGGTGCCATGCATCTTGCATATGGATTCAATTAAAGGAAGCCACAGAGACCTGAAAAATCTTGTTCAAAG ATACCTATGTGAAGAGTGGAAAGAGAGGCATGGTGACACAGCAGAAGGTGATTCTTTGAGATTTTTACAATTGAGATTTCTTGAACTGGAG CTACCACAGCAGGAAAATTTATCTGATTGTGGACTCTTTTTGCTTCATTATGTGGAGCGTTTTCTGGCAGAAGCTCCTGTTAACTTTAGCCCTTTTAAGATCACAGAGCTCTCCAACTTT CTAAAGAAAAAGTGGTTCCCTCCTGCTGAGGCTTCTCTTAAACGCCATCAGATTAAGAAGTTGCTATACGATATCCTCGATCAATCTCGGGAAGCTGTTATAGCCGATTGTATTAATTTAGATGAATCCCCTCAAGTACTCAAAAATCCAGACAATGAAGAACCTGGCATAAAGCATTTTTACGAAATGTCCAATTCAACACAAAAAATTCATGGGAATTGTTATAGTTCTGATGCACATGGGATCAGAATTACATCGCCAGGAGCTTATTCTTCTCCTAGTCATGTATGCTGCTCTAGAGAAAGGGGACGTGTTGCTGATAAGAATTATCTGCCGTTGACTGCCAATAATATGACGAGTTTTATGTCACCAATACAG GAAGTTGGAGATACTGAGGAAATGACTGATTCGCCGGTCGACATTGAAGCTTGTCCGAAAGACACTGCATTACCTTCTGATATACTACCCAGGGATGCATCTCAGAACCATGGGTTCTCAAAGAACATTGGAGATAATGCTGATGTGAACTCAATTTCTGATACATCTAGTAGTGGATCAGAGATTTTTTCAGTGGTAGGgatagatgaagatgaagatgactCACTTGTGGAAGCTGAGGCGTTTAACTGTCCAAGGAAAACAGAGAAATCTGAATCGTCTTCAAGTGGGGATCTCACTGCTTGTGTTGTACAGGATTCTGAAGAGGAAAGTGACATGCATGGCACTGAGGTTAAATGTATCTCATCCTCTCCAGCAAACCAACAATTCTTCCATCAACAAGCTGACTCTACTGGAAACAATAATCATAAAGAGATTAATATGCTATCGAGTAGTGAGGATCAAGCATCCGAATCAGATGAGCGGCAGACTCCAAAAAGACCAAGGCTCACATATCCTGTAGGTCGAAGAAGGCATACAAGAAGCCTCATGAGAGCGTTGCATTTGTGA
- the LOC133736875 gene encoding probable ubiquitin-like-specific protease 2B isoform X1, with product MTQRFESPSKRFSVFDFDEDDVVEIESAKSNAKFRKPRASIPSNNKKKKKKKKKSPITKYTFLQCFSKGAKTPLKEISNVTIEVDALGSSNHQNKQVHKIPDDEDGLHMCSSTTLISSPSKNEATLEEQASEPGSCGYDNVETALRNLRLESKNSRRAGKRNKKSGLKQLRSAVYDPHWSKRQEENKSLDSRYGDTWNFNFDSDKPFEDVIYPKGDPDAVTISKRDLELLEPETFINDTIIDFYILYLKSNIQPEEKHRFHFFNSFFFRKLADLEKDPSSSCERKAAFQRVRKWTRKVNLFEKDYIFIPVNHRLHWSLIVICHPGEVANCEDERIESLPRVPCILHMDSIKGSHRDLKNLVQRYLCEEWKERHGDTAEGDSLRFLQLRFLELELPQQENLSDCGLFLLHYVERFLAEAPVNFSPFKITELSNFLKKKWFPPAEASLKRHQIKKLLYDILDQSREAVIADCINLDESPQVLKNPDNEEPGIKHFYEMSNSTQKIHGNCYSSDAHGIRITSPGAYSSPSHVCCSRERGRVADKNYLPLTANNMTSFMSPIQEVGDTEEMTDSPVDIEACPKDTALPSDILPRDASQNHGFSKNIGDNADVNSISDTSSSGSEIFSVVGIDEDEDDSLVEAEAFNCPRKTEKSESSSSGDLTACVVQDSEEESDMHGTEVKCISSSPANQQFFHQQADSTGNNNHKEINMLSSSEDQASESDERQTPKRPRLTYPVGRRRHTRSLMRALHL from the exons ATGACTCAGCGGTTCGAGTCTCCAAGCAAGCGGTTCTCGGTGTTCGACTTCGACGAAGACGACGTCGTCGAGATTGAGTCCGCCAAATCGAATGCCAAATTTCGAAAGCCCAGGGCTTCCATTCCTTccaacaacaagaagaagaagaagaagaagaagaagagcccCATTACCAAGTACACGTTTCTCCAATGCT TTTCTAAAGGAGCAAAGACTCCACTCAAGGAAATTAGCAATGTCACAATAGAGGTCGATGCTTTGGGCTCTTCAAATCATCAA AATAAGCAAGTACATAAAATTCCAGATGATGAGGATGGGCTTCACATGTGCTCTTCGACAACCTTGATATCCAGTCCTTCAAAGAATGAAg CTACGTTAGAAGAACAAGCATCAGAGCCAGGTTCTTGCGGATATGACAAT GTTGAAACTGCTTTAAGAAATCTTCGTCTTGAATCAAAGAATTCTAGAAGAGCTggaaagagaaacaaaaaatcAG GTTTGAAACAGTTGAGGAGTGCAGTTTATGACCCTCATTGGTCCAAAAGACAGGAAGAAAATAAATCATTAGATAGCAGATACGGTGATACATGGAACTTTAATTTTGA TTCTGATAAGCCTTTTGAAGACGTTATCTATCCAAAAGGGGATCCTGATGCAGTTACTATAAGTAAGAGAGATCTTGAACTTCTTGAGCCAGAGACATTCATTAATGACACCATAATTGACTTCTATATTCT ATACTTGAAAAGCAACATTCAACCTGAGGAAAAGCATAGGTTTCACTTCTTCAATAGTTTCTTCTTTCGGAAACTTGCTGATCTGGAGAAAGACCCATCAAGTTCCTGTGAACGCAAGGCAGCTTTTCAGCGTGTTCGGAAATGGACTAGGAAAGTGAATCTGTTTGAAAAGGATTACATCTTCATTCCTGTAAACCACAG GCTCCACTGGAGTTTGATTGTCATTTGTCATCCCGGTGAAGTGGCTAATTGTGAAG ACGAGAGAATTGAAAGCTTACCCAGGGTGCCATGCATCTTGCATATGGATTCAATTAAAGGAAGCCACAGAGACCTGAAAAATCTTGTTCAAAG ATACCTATGTGAAGAGTGGAAAGAGAGGCATGGTGACACAGCAGAAGGTGATTCTTTGAGATTTTTACAATTGAGATTTCTTGAACTGGAG CTACCACAGCAGGAAAATTTATCTGATTGTGGACTCTTTTTGCTTCATTATGTGGAGCGTTTTCTGGCAGAAGCTCCTGTTAACTTTAGCCCTTTTAAGATCACAGAGCTCTCCAACTTT CTAAAGAAAAAGTGGTTCCCTCCTGCTGAGGCTTCTCTTAAACGCCATCAGATTAAGAAGTTGCTATACGATATCCTCGATCAATCTCGGGAAGCTGTTATAGCCGATTGTATTAATTTAGATGAATCCCCTCAAGTACTCAAAAATCCAGACAATGAAGAACCTGGCATAAAGCATTTTTACGAAATGTCCAATTCAACACAAAAAATTCATGGGAATTGTTATAGTTCTGATGCACATGGGATCAGAATTACATCGCCAGGAGCTTATTCTTCTCCTAGTCATGTATGCTGCTCTAGAGAAAGGGGACGTGTTGCTGATAAGAATTATCTGCCGTTGACTGCCAATAATATGACGAGTTTTATGTCACCAATACAG GAAGTTGGAGATACTGAGGAAATGACTGATTCGCCGGTCGACATTGAAGCTTGTCCGAAAGACACTGCATTACCTTCTGATATACTACCCAGGGATGCATCTCAGAACCATGGGTTCTCAAAGAACATTGGAGATAATGCTGATGTGAACTCAATTTCTGATACATCTAGTAGTGGATCAGAGATTTTTTCAGTGGTAGGgatagatgaagatgaagatgactCACTTGTGGAAGCTGAGGCGTTTAACTGTCCAAGGAAAACAGAGAAATCTGAATCGTCTTCAAGTGGGGATCTCACTGCTTGTGTTGTACAGGATTCTGAAGAGGAAAGTGACATGCATGGCACTGAGGTTAAATGTATCTCATCCTCTCCAGCAAACCAACAATTCTTCCATCAACAAGCTGACTCTACTGGAAACAATAATCATAAAGAGATTAATATGCTATCGAGTAGTGAGGATCAAGCATCCGAATCAGATGAGCGGCAGACTCCAAAAAGACCAAGGCTCACATATCCTGTAGGTCGAAGAAGGCATACAAGAAGCCTCATGAGAGCGTTGCATTTGTGA